The following coding sequences are from one Terriglobales bacterium window:
- a CDS encoding RDD family protein gives MFCPACGSQNAPEAQKCAACGAALPVAAAAAAPAPAAPSAPPGGAPAAPVTAPVATISSDVYVGKYRLAGLGDRFLALVLDGFLQAALFALIGMWAAARWGGVTETGFSLEGPRALVPLGLALAAGFLYFWLMEGLFGATLGKAAMGIQVRRKDASACTLAASLVRNLARLIDGLFFYLLGFFVALFSRLRQRVGDHLAGTVVVQRAWGKALRGAVALLWLAAIGGCLWYAYQIHKTAPLPAGGATGAPASTAGGGAVPAGFTSGDYALVNFSFRESKEGPLRPAGPYHPGDQVYASYELQGASRGPQNQINLAFTITLLDPGGATVETLTTGLNQALDPTSPIKGTFQFPLKPYYPPGAYKVAIHMHDGVSSRDAEFFPGFTVEAPALAPASQLELRDFQFSTAQDGPALTPAVYQPGQTVYYRFSLFGLQFSQDKCNLHIAFKLLGPNGDVLMDKPDWDVTEDSFPYHPATFYIPYHGYISLPSGAAKGSYTQQYVISDNAAGKTLTYEAKFEVK, from the coding sequence ATGTTCTGTCCCGCCTGCGGCTCGCAGAACGCTCCCGAAGCCCAGAAGTGCGCGGCCTGTGGCGCGGCCCTGCCGGTGGCAGCGGCTGCCGCCGCTCCCGCTCCCGCGGCGCCCTCGGCCCCGCCCGGAGGCGCTCCCGCGGCACCCGTCACGGCCCCTGTGGCCACCATCTCCAGCGACGTCTATGTAGGCAAGTACCGCCTGGCCGGGCTGGGTGACCGCTTCCTCGCCCTGGTGTTGGACGGGTTTCTTCAGGCCGCCCTGTTCGCCCTCATCGGCATGTGGGCGGCGGCGCGCTGGGGTGGCGTCACCGAGACCGGCTTCAGCCTGGAAGGGCCGCGCGCCCTCGTGCCCCTGGGGCTGGCCCTGGCCGCCGGCTTCCTCTACTTCTGGCTGATGGAGGGGCTCTTCGGAGCCACCCTGGGCAAGGCCGCGATGGGTATTCAGGTGCGGCGCAAGGACGCCTCCGCCTGCACCCTGGCCGCTTCCTTGGTGCGCAACCTGGCCCGCCTGATCGATGGCCTGTTCTTCTACCTGCTGGGCTTCTTCGTGGCGTTGTTTTCCCGGCTGCGGCAGCGGGTGGGCGATCACCTGGCGGGCACGGTGGTGGTGCAGCGCGCCTGGGGAAAGGCGCTGCGCGGCGCCGTCGCCCTGCTGTGGCTGGCCGCCATCGGCGGCTGCCTGTGGTACGCCTACCAGATCCACAAGACCGCGCCCCTGCCCGCGGGGGGCGCGACCGGCGCCCCGGCTTCCACCGCCGGTGGCGGCGCCGTCCCCGCCGGCTTCACCAGCGGCGACTATGCCCTGGTGAACTTCTCCTTCCGCGAGAGCAAGGAGGGCCCGCTGCGTCCCGCCGGCCCTTACCACCCCGGCGACCAGGTGTATGCCAGTTACGAGCTTCAGGGCGCCTCCCGGGGTCCGCAGAATCAGATCAACCTGGCCTTCACCATCACCCTGCTGGATCCCGGCGGCGCTACCGTGGAGACCCTCACCACCGGTCTGAACCAGGCGCTGGACCCCACTTCGCCCATCAAAGGGACCTTCCAGTTTCCCCTCAAGCCGTACTACCCGCCGGGAGCCTACAAGGTCGCCATCCACATGCACGACGGGGTGAGCAGCCGCGACGCCGAGTTCTTCCCCGGCTTCACCGTGGAGGCCCCGGCGCTGGCGCCCGCCAGCCAGCTCGAGCTCCGCGACTTCCAGTTCTCGACTGCGCAGGACGGCCCCGCCCTCACCCCCGCCGTCTACCAGCCCGGGCAGACCGTCTATTACCGCTTCTCGCTCTTCGGCCTGCAGTTCAGCCAGGACAAGTGCAACCTGCACATCGCCTTCAAGCTGCTGGGGCCGAACGGGGACGTCCTGATGGACAAGCCCGACTGGGACGTCACCGAAGACAGCTTCCCTTACCACCCCGCCACCTTCTACATCCCCTACCACGGCTACATCTCGCTGCCCTCCGGCGCCGCCAAGGGC
- a CDS encoding glycosyltransferase produces the protein KSPPVPAPVASPAPAAPAARPERRRAPRLPETPPTPPPPPKLDDYEPILGRPELDELHFLASRLRGKTVKMVNSTAMGGGVAEILNRLVPILNELELPTRWEVITGGDDFFEVTKAFHNALHGGEYEFTASARDLFLAANEQNRQRMEFVEDLFVIHDPQPAALIQARDPRRGRWAWRCHIDLSNPHRGVWEFLRPFVERYDAAIFSSPAFARQLPIPQFLFYPCIDPLSEKNKELEDSFVQKVCDDFGLDRSRPIVTQISRFDRLKDPLGVIEAYRQARKYVDCQLVLAGGGAKDDPEGAAVLAEVEQAAGDDPDIFILNLPPWSALEINALQRASTLVIQKSLREGFGLTVAEALWKGKPVIGSAVGGIPTQIIHKLTGVLVQSVEGCAYQIRYLLTHPEFARQLGQDGREHVRENFLITTNAKRYLVMFQVLLGLVPPLRAA, from the coding sequence AAATCCCCGCCCGTCCCTGCGCCGGTGGCCAGTCCCGCCCCGGCCGCGCCCGCCGCTCGACCGGAGCGGCGCCGCGCCCCGCGCCTGCCTGAGACCCCGCCCACGCCTCCGCCTCCGCCCAAGCTGGACGACTACGAGCCCATCCTGGGGCGCCCCGAACTGGACGAATTGCACTTCCTGGCCAGCCGCCTGCGCGGCAAGACCGTCAAGATGGTCAACTCCACCGCCATGGGCGGGGGCGTGGCCGAGATCCTCAACCGCCTGGTGCCCATCCTCAACGAGCTGGAGCTTCCCACCCGCTGGGAGGTGATCACCGGGGGCGACGATTTCTTCGAGGTCACCAAGGCCTTCCACAACGCTTTGCACGGGGGCGAGTATGAGTTCACCGCCTCCGCCCGCGACCTCTTCCTGGCCGCCAACGAGCAGAACCGCCAGCGCATGGAGTTTGTGGAGGACCTGTTCGTCATCCACGATCCCCAGCCGGCCGCGCTCATCCAGGCGCGGGACCCGCGCCGCGGGCGCTGGGCCTGGCGCTGCCACATCGATCTCTCCAACCCCCATCGCGGGGTGTGGGAGTTCCTGCGCCCCTTCGTGGAGCGCTACGACGCCGCCATCTTCTCTTCCCCCGCCTTCGCGCGCCAGCTTCCCATCCCCCAGTTCCTCTTCTACCCCTGCATCGACCCGCTCTCGGAGAAGAACAAAGAGCTGGAAGACAGCTTCGTGCAGAAGGTGTGCGACGACTTCGGGCTGGACCGCTCCCGCCCTATCGTCACCCAGATCTCGCGCTTCGACCGGCTGAAGGACCCGCTGGGGGTGATCGAGGCCTACCGCCAGGCCAGGAAGTACGTGGACTGCCAGCTGGTGCTGGCCGGGGGCGGGGCCAAGGACGATCCCGAAGGCGCCGCCGTGCTCGCCGAGGTGGAGCAGGCCGCCGGCGACGATCCCGACATCTTCATCCTCAACCTGCCGCCCTGGTCGGCGCTGGAGATCAACGCCCTGCAGCGCGCCTCCACCCTGGTGATACAGAAATCGCTGCGCGAGGGCTTCGGCCTGACCGTGGCTGAGGCCCTGTGGAAGGGCAAGCCGGTCATCGGCAGCGCCGTCGGCGGCATCCCCACCCAGATCATCCACAAGCTCACCGGGGTGCTGGTGCAGTCGGTGGAGGGCTGCGCCTATCAGATCCGCTATCTGCTCACCCACCCCGAGTTCGCCCGCCAACTGGGCCAGGACGGGCGCGAGCACGTGCGCGAGAACTTCCTCATCACCACCAACGCCAAGCGCTACCTGGTGATGTTCCAGGTGCTGCTGGGGCTGGTGCCGCCGCTGCGCGCGGCTTGA